A part of Palaemon carinicauda isolate YSFRI2023 chromosome 8, ASM3689809v2, whole genome shotgun sequence genomic DNA contains:
- the LOC137645529 gene encoding long-chain-fatty-acid--CoA ligase ACSBG2-like, with protein MIDPALWGPPNSFREDEINAVMRQALCRGLKDRVMASVPSSVSCPLVDDLLMARTNNPGIATLRKYMLKMAKFFDMLFNNSNGMDLHKTVEDILSNTAIDIMKAIPATEPSWLKRNWLGLVCSGAVNFLIGAFYMRKAKKTVEEGLNENRELEYDLQNFLQRGEDLSIMLDQRDNEISSLKHELQEIKKRKEEEEEERRVKEELTNIEISSLKHELQEIKKRKEEEEEERRVTEELKHSMLTKLEEMKRKAEQIKKIQEKSKRDKEQLNNEISSLKEIIREQNIRLEEDKLKMEEFKKQEKKAADRERNLQDTIHLLRANVQRMTNVLHGLKKKHLEDFSRTQELLAEVENVAFDQNVKIESLQDLETDDETQKRESHKEEEEEVKEEKEEDEQKENDEENESAHDNDQDEREDEPEENEVKEEENEVKEEVEEDALTNAAMKNGPDQILPASVLKTHIRTEPVQIRVEEDDPFKPLSIPSLFKDAVEKYKDCPAMCYKEGGQWNEITYGEYYRQVNLAAKAYIKLGLKRFRAVCIFGFNSPEWYVAHLAAIHAGGIATGLYITNGVDACTEIAKDADAQIFVVESSKEVSIIKAVEEKLNKKFVIVQYKGEADDDDVYSWKNLLEIGEQESDEELEERLKQIAINQCCLLVYTSGTTGVSKGVMLNHDNITWVARTGSAYLGIKPRELRLLSYLTPAHIAALMVDLYGSLVSGGVVYFAESTVFRGTNMKLTLQDVQPTFFFSIPRGWEKFYELISLEMNTAPWIKRMIINLARSIGLKDSKMRQTGETKRPFGYGVADKIIFQKIKEELGLQQCKHFVSGAGPIAPEIVEFFHSLGIILCETYGLSESTGPHAVGKSDAFRVGSCGQITDGYFTKILNPDEKGNGEILMNGRNITMGYVNKEEETMETLDSDGWLYTGDIGRKDSDNFLYVTGRIKRLIIGAGGYNIAPEPIEMKVKAKLPGVSFPVLIGDGKKFLTMILPIATEIDPYTGLPLDTLAPGTVKWCREIGSQANTIQDILEGPDENVMKAIQEAIDEVNKTARNHLYLIHKWAILPMDFSVMGGELTPTMKVRMEVVLKKYQDIIDDMYNV; from the coding sequence AATAATCCTGGAATCGCCACTCTCAGAAAGTATATGCTAAAGATGGCTAAGTTTTTCGATATGTTGTTTAATAATAGTAATGGAATGGATCTTCATAAGACAGTTGAAGATATATTAAGTAATACCGCGATCGATATAATGAAAGCCATTCCTGCAACAGAACCATCATGGTTGAAGAGGAATTGGCTAGGCTTAGTATGCAGTGGCGCTGTGAATTTTCTTATAGGAGCTTTTTACATGAGAAAAGCGAAGAAAACAGTAGAAGAAGGTTTAAACGAAAATAGAGAGTTGGAATATGATTTACAAAATTTTCTGCAACGAGGAGAagacctatcaattatgttggacCAAAGAGATAATGAGATCTCTTCTCTAAAACACGaacttcaagaaataaaaaaaagaaaagaagaggaagaggaagagagaagagtaAAAGAAGAGCTGACTAACATTGAGATCTCTTCTCTAAAACACGAActtcaagagataaaaaaaagaaaagaagaggaagaggaagagagaagagtaACAGAAGAGCTGAAACATTCTATGCTGACGAAATTGGAGGAAATGAAAAGGAAAGCGGAACAAATAAAAAAGATTCAAGAAAAGAGCAAGAGAGACAAAGAACAACTAAATAATGAGATCTCTTCTCTGAAGGAAATCATCAGGGAGCAAAATATTAGACTGGAAGAAGATAAACTGAAGATGGAAGagtttaaaaaacaagaaaaaaaagctgCCGATCGGGAGAGGAACTTACAGGACACTATTCACCTGCTGAGAGCCAATGTGCAGAGGATGACTAACGTTCTTCACGGATTAAAAAAGAAACATCTTGAGGACTTTAGCCGAACGCAAGAATTATTGGCTGAGGTCGAAAATGTGGCATTTGACCAGAATGTAAAAATTGAAAGCTTACAAGACTTAGAAACGGATGATGAAACACAAAAGCGGGAGAgccacaaggaggaggaggaggaggtaaaagaagagaaggaggaagacgaGCAGAAGGAGAATGACGAGGAAAACGAATCAGCCCATGATAACGACCAAGATGAACGGGAAGATGAGCCTGAGGAGAACGAAGTGAAGGAGGAGGAGAACGAAGTGAAGGAGGAGGTAGAGGAAGATGCTTTAACCAATGCAGCAATGAAAAATGGACCGGATCAAATTCTACCAGCTAGTGTTTTGAAGACTCACATTCGCACGGAACCTGTACAAATTCGCGTTGAGGAGGACGACCCATTCAAACCGCTCTCAATCCCCTCCTTATTCAAAGATGCAGTAGAAAAATATAAAGACTGTCCTGCTATGTGCTACAAGGAAGGGGGGCAGTGGAACGAAATCACTTACGGCGAATATTACAGGCAGGTGAATCTCGCTGCTAAGGCCTACATAAAATTAGGTCTAAAGAGATTCCGTGCAGTTTGCATATTTGGCTTCAATTCTCCCGAGTGGTACGTGGCACACCTGGCTGCCATTCACGCAGGAGGCATTGCAACTGGTCTTTATATCACAAACGGCGTTGACGCCTGTACGGAAATAGCAAAAGACGCAGATGCCCAAATATTTGTCGTGGAAAGCAGCAAAGAGGTGTCAATAATCAAAGCAGTAGAGGAAAAATTAAACAAGAAATTCGTAATCGTACAATATAAAGGGGAAGCAGATGACGACGACGTATATAGCTGGAAAAATCTGTTGGAGATCGGAGAGCAGGAATCGGACGAAGAGCTGGAGGAAAGATTGAAGCAAATAGCTATCAACCAATGCTGCCTCCTTGTATACACCTCCGGCACGACTGGCGTATCCAAAGGTGTAATGCTTAACCACGATAACATCACATGGGTGGCCCGCACAGGTTCGGCATATTTAGGCATCAAACCACGGGAATTGCGCCTTCTAAGCTACCTAACGCCCGCTCACATCGCGGCTCTTATGGTCGATTTATACGGATCCCTTGTGTCGGGTGGGGTGGTTTACTTCGCTGAGAGCACCGTATTCCGGGGTACCAATATGAAGCTCACGCTGCAGGATGTACAGCCAactttcttcttttctattccgCGAGGCTGGGAGAAGTTTTACGAATTAATCTCCCTTGAAATGAACACCGCTCCGTGGATTAAAAGAATGATTATCAATTTGGCTCGGTCAATTGGCCTTAAGGACAGTAAAATGAGACAGACGGGAGAAACTAAGAGACCATTTGGGTATGGCGTTGCAGATAAGATCATCTTCCAGAAAATAAAAGAGGAACTTGGCTTGCAGCAGTGCAAGCACTTCGTTTCTGGCGCTGGTCCCATAGCACCCGAAATTGTAGAATTTTTCCACAGTTTAGGAATTATTCTTTGCGAAACCTACGGATTATCTGAGTCAACTGGACCACATGCTGTCGGCAAATCCGATGCCTTCAGGGTTGGATCGTGCGGTCAAATAACTGACGGATATTTCACAAAAATATTAAATCCTGATGAAAAAGGAAATGGGGAGATACTGATGAATGGTCGCAATATCACCATGGGTTACGTGAACAAAGAGGAGGAGACCATGGAAACCTTGGACAGCGACGGATGGTTATACACGGGCGACATAGGCCGAAAGGACAGCGATAACTTCTTGTATGTCACCGGCCGAATCAAGCGATTGATCATCGGGGCAGGAGGATATAACATAGCCCCTGAGCCCATCGAGATGAAGGTCAAAGCTAAGTTGCCTGGAGTTAGTTTCCCAGTACTAATTGGCGACGGAAAGAAGTTCCTAACGATGATCCTTCCAATTGCGACTGAAATTGACCCCTACACTGGGCTGCCCCTTGACACGCTGGCACCGGGCACTGTCAAGTGGTGCAGGGAGATAGGATCGCAGGCCAACACCATACAAGATATCCTAGAAGGACCGGATGAAaatgtaatgaaagccattcaagagGCTATAGATGAAGTTAATAAAACGGCAAGAAACCATTTATATTTAATACATAAGTGGGCAATTTTGCCAATGGACTTTTCCGTAATGGGGGGAGAACTGACACCGACAATGAAGGTCAGGATGGAAGTAGTTTTGAAAAAGTACCAAGATATTATTGATGACATGTACAATGTCTAA